The following is a genomic window from Hypomesus transpacificus isolate Combined female chromosome 14, fHypTra1, whole genome shotgun sequence.
gcaccctgaCAGCACtaaatttaaaatgatatgacttaaaaatccaccaccgttgCACAGcaccgcagtagcggactggcaatcgGAGGCACCGGGACAGTAGGATAACGATGGAAacccaggctaagaaacgtagggtggggctgaaaaattaagaacggcaatgtttattttacatgaagctcaactattttgcgctcaaataaaggccaaaacaTGTTCGGGTCGCGCGCTtcgcgcgctcgcattaaggaTAGAACTCCCAAACTCGCATCACATCGAACACAGAATATGCTTGCATttgcagggcagctgtggtggcgtatatgggtgccagttctggtgggccggtctggatcaaagtccagggccaattttttactcccagttcctccctgccgccccgcaacattaagcccccgccagcacccccctgataaaatatgttcccgcggctatggaGGTATAGGCTACACAGGGTGCTCGGTGAGGAAAGGGGTTCGCTGTTCCATTCCCCGAAACCAGAGGAGAAAATATACTATCaactttgggggggacaattatatgacattttctgaagagcaattcctgaggggggCACCAAAAGTAGCCTACTGCTGTAACACACAGCACATTAAAAAAGCGccattgtgtccataatcaGCAAAGCGCTTTCATTGCGTATAAATTATTATTGGTGAAATTACATAGTTCTGTTTACAGTGacatacaaataatatttttgccCAGGATgggagcttcttaggagcgttctaagaacgctctagaatgctcttagaacgctcctaagaagctctttaGCGTTAcgagaatctgggaaacccggccattatcgtcaagaatgagtGGGCGGGgcttttataccggttgatctctgatctccaacttaacctgctcccgaccaggggtgcgtttcccgataacgatggatcgtagctgttgcgagggttctctacgatgaaaataacgatccatcgttatttcttacgtgcgtttcccgaacatgctcgtaaggagaaccatcgtacgtatttcttaagttgcacttaacaagacgctgtccattgtactgaaatgtgattcttctgacgcaacttgaagactttaaaattaaaacgttaaccaaaatatttgacgaattacggtacacaaaaaaatattttctgtagctacagaaaactttacatttattataggctacttatttgagtacttttcaatgtgatgctacatgaaggtaaagacaataaggtgaacgtgcaaactatgctgcatctgagttttacaccggtgttaggaccttgcaatcagcgacacaggatgctaaataccaataggaggtcttggaattTAAGTGagctcgtctccaaattgaggtgaggaagcttttgtttgaagagattaagttcacaaggccctccatttctgtgcttattcttctgcccaatcaacaaggtagtgtcacatttaggttaccttaaGTGACCTTAAgcctaaagcatacaatgtttatttaaattaagtaaaggctgaattgtgtattgtatcatatattcagtgttgcctgtccaatccttacatgtttaccttatagatccatgtgaggagcaggagcagggagaacaaactcccataaaacaactatttctcaaattacttgtgccttggtttttaactcttcttggtactccactttccataggcatatatatatgagtcctatatttactacttgattgaactacaaggttaaaaaccatgcatatgaatggtatcacacatggcatgtcccagctagcatcctaaacaattcaatgtacaaatacaagcatctcaatccaacatatttactgtcttattttctagtgctgactatatctacaatcttgcataggccaacagcttcccaagaccatgtttgcaatctcataattatcacatattggccacaaatgacattgtgacaaatgacaaacacataagtaatgaataccccatgtcttcaacatggaatcattgtttctgacatgaataatcaactctactttaattgatggttgatcaattatactcattgtgagtgtaagatatgtcagatgacatcatgatatcatgatgctcctgaaccacatagaagcagacctgcagaggctaacaaggaggtcctttgcactgacccctgtaacccaactactggcagtgttaaggttctatgccattggcagttttctggaggttattggagatggacatgggctcgccaaggcctcagtgtcaagatcttgactgcattactttgccacatctcagaccacatccaattccccatatcagaggggacaagtctgcagtgcagtacttaggctatcttcaatggcttctATGATttttcgtacgagttttcactccctcccagccccttcaccctgtgtgacttcctagtcaaccctgtggagtctttccatttcctgggcgccaccatctcctaacatcaggctcggctctgccaccagcctcttcatccaccgggcttggcgtgctaccagccctataattctaataaacatcttcaatgttcaattgttgttgtgttattgtactcgtaaaagcgttacgttaatgcatttctagtttctattgcacattacaacagccatatttcaatgttatagtattttgaataagactgacatttgttttttaaataccttcattgcatgcgccaaacccactaaatcaaattattttgtgtaacctaaatttacttgaggataaaccggattctgatattttttcggcagttaaacttgtatggttcactaagaaatatcccagttccagcgtaactggcgtaaaaagaggaccaaaaaaatcttattttccatcggaagtaactttcagcatgagtttaatgtagttttcatggtcggcctacgcgtgtctccactgagtctctgtgctacgatgcacttagcgatctacgactggtctggagctctcgttgatctacgacgattttcaagtgcctctttagctacgttGGTtccgggaaacggcccgtacaactaagatccatcgtacgatggactctacgatcaacttaggcttacgatgctttcgggaaacgcaccccaggttAGGCGTTTAGCATGTCTTACCATGGcaatctaccccggtaacacgTGATACACCGTCGTAGTACAggaaaccctgggttgaacctaaAGTTACCttgctaacgccaaatcttgattcgtagtagcTACAGGCCCAGGCCTGCTAAAAAGGACACAGGTCTGCAACATATTGACTTTGTTCATAGTTCAAACAAAACGTTCTCCACTTTGAAAGCAAGACCTAacaaatataggctactgtaggcTACGAGTTGTTGCGAGAAGTAGATTAATGAACTAATGAAATGTGTAGTCTGTTACCACAATTAAGTCAGTTCCACTATCTACAATAAACTGTGAGTAAAGTAGCCTATGTACACTACACATTCAAGAACTTCTCTCATGGGTGGAGGCGGACCTGCGCACATAGTGCAGGACAAATCTCTGTACTGTAGTAGAtttgaggaaggaaggaggagctAAACTAGTTGGACTAAAAGCACACTGTCACGAAACACCAcagaggctagctagctagctacgtatTTAAAATGATTGGCATAGCTAAGCTATGTTAGCTGGCTAATCATTTTACATTCATGCCGTATTACGCACTAGTAGGTGTATAATGATAGTGTTCTGGTTGCTTAGTGATGTATCAGTCTTATTAACGTTCGTATGCTATCTAGCTAGCCATCCCCTGTTACCTAGTATAATCTAGTTAGCTAAAATAGCTGTTGGTTGTCACCTGACCTGCGATTATTGCTACCTATtttaggctaacgttacgttagctagctagcagtagCTAGGCTAGTCTGTTTTGTTGCCAGTGCTGCTTCAAACGTAGCGCTAGGGCTAACCGAGAAAGAGGCTAGGTTGGAGTGGGAGCATAATGGTTTCAAAGCGGTTGTCATGAAATAGGTGACGTTTGTTTAACTGCACGTTATTAGCCTAGCTAACCTTCCGAATGACCCATAATGTCACTAAACTAAAGCTTAGCTAGGGGATACCTAGCTGATTAGActacgttagtttgctagcgaCGTAGCCAGCTGTCAGAAATTACAGCAATTAGACTGTTAGCTTGTAAATTGGTCTAGTAACATTCCATACATACGCAAGTCCTCATTATATGCTTAAATTAGCAAGGCTGAGTCAGTAACTTCGGTTGTAAGATTGTGATAGCTTTATAGTACTAGTTGATAAATAAAATGGAGTCATAGTGTATcatccagcaaaccattcttgtATTTCTTGATTAGATGTGCCATCGTAGTTCACTGATATCATTCTTTACTTTATGGACTAGCTAACATGTCATCATTTATGCCAGCAAATCATGTTTATATTTGTTATGCATCCTCAGGTATTTGGAAGCAGCCAAACATGGGTGACATGAAGACACCAGACTTTGATGATCTTTTGGCTGCATTTGACATCCCTGATGCCACCAGTTTGGACGCCAAAGAGACCCTTCCGCATAGTCAAGACGAGGCGGAGGGCCAGCTGAAACATACAGGGATGTGTGTGGACAATGGATTACGTCTTCACCAAACTGTGGGTACATCTGATGTTCCTGCTGTTAGTGTTATTGTGAAAAACACAAGTCGCCAGGAGTCACTAGATAGTgttgcagagagagaaggacaacaCTTGGGTCCACCACTACAAAATGGGTTCAAAGGACCAGGCACCTTCATGGAGTCTCATCAGTTATCTCATTGTGGCTCCTCAAAGTCGTTCATGTCCACACTAAATGGTGACAGTTCTGGGGGACTTTTAGGAAAGGCCCCCATCCAGCACAAGCCAGAAGGAACACCATCCTTTTCCCAGTCCCGTAACCAGTTTAGTCCCATTTCTAGTCCTGAATCGGAAGACACACAAAGCAATTGTCTAGATGTATGTCCAAAACAAGAGCAACCTTTCTTCCCAGATGTTTCTGTCTCTACATCTATCAAACAACCATCGTCTGATAATCAGAAAAAACAGCAGTACATGCTTGACAGGTGGCATAAAGAAAACTGTGATGCACATGGGGACAATATGGAATGTACTGGAAAATCCACCAAAGCAGAAAAGAAGCCTGACAGCTATGTCAGGGAACATCAAGATACGACAGATTGTCAAAGCAGTGCTGTAAATGCCACAAATAATCAACATAGTGTTGGGATGAACTGTAATACAAGAGCAGAGCCAGTAGTGCCCTCCTCTAATCCGTTTGTCAAATCATCCAAACTGTCCTCATGTCTAGAGGCACTAGTGGCTCTGAATGCCAGGAAGGATTCCAGTGAGCAAACGAACCCGAGAGATTCACCATTGGCTCATAATGCCACTACCTTTAGTCAAAAGGTAACTCTCTCACCACTAAGCCCCCGCAGTCCTCTGGAGGCAGTGAAGCGAATGATGAGACAATCTGACAGCCCTGTAAGCCTTGGTAGTGACAGCAGTGACAAAGCTTCTCCACCAGCACTGGTGTCTGGCTCACCACCAGCCATACCAAGGGTTAGAATTAAGACCATCAAAACCACCACGGGGGAAATCAAACGCACAGTTACCAGTGTGCTGCCTGATTCGGAAACAGAGGAAGTCCAGTCAACCTGTGATTCCTCTCCGTCCCAGAGTATGATTACTGAGCCCTATTCTAGTATATCTCCCTGTCAGTCTCACAATGTGAGCGATGATCCTATTGGTGTCCCCATCAGAGGTGCGTTGGTGGTTACCACATCAGCAACAGTTTCCCCTGTGAAATCAGAGGGGAACTCTAAAAAGACAGGAATAACACCATCCCCAACTATTTTTCATAATATAGGTGGCCATGCAACAAGATCTGTACCTGGTGCtcaacagaggcagaaacagaagAGAAGTACATTCTGTCAAGCAGGGAATGCTACCAACACAAACTTCCTTCCCAAAGCAATGCACTTAGCTAATCTTAACCTGGTCCCTCACAGTGTTGCAGCCTCAGTCACTGCACGGTCCACACATCAACAAAACCAACAACATGCAATCTCTTCTGTGGTGTGCAACACTACTGTCCCTCTCGTTCACCAAGTGAAGAAAGCGACCCCTACTCCACACACTGCAATCCCCAGCTCGGCAGCAGGAACCCTAAACAGGCTCTTGAACAATACCAACCCTGTGCCAACGTACGTGCCCAACCTGAATCCTCCACCTGAGAGCAACATTAGCTTGCCGCCACGTGGATATTGCTGCCTTGAGTGTGGCGACTCGTTTGGCGTGGAGAAGAGTCTTGCCTATCACTATAGCAGGAGAAGTGTTCACATTGAGGTTGCCTGCACCCACTGTGCAAAGTCGCTGGTATTCTTCAACAAGTGTGCCCTGCTGGCACACGCACGGGAACACAAAAATAAAGGGATGGTGATGCAGTGCTCTCAGCTTGTTATGAAGCCTATCGCTGAACGACAGATGTTTGTGCCCTTGAGGACTGAGTCGTCACTAGATGTGGGCTCTCACATGCCCCTGTCTTGCTCAGCTAAAGGGCAACCGGTCATGCCCTTATATCCTGATAAAGTCATCAGACACAGACTGCGTTGCCTGGAGTGTAACGAACAGTTGTCTGACTACAGAGCATTGGCAGGCCATTACCAGAGGCTTTCAGATGAGAAGGATGGACTGGTGAGTAggaatatttttctttttccgtCAGCATAATTCATGGTGTTTATAATGTTACAGTGGAGTGGGCTGCATACTCCATACTGTAACTGTCCTACTGACATAGCATTGGCGTGTTCCATCCTTTAATACGGCCATAATGCATCAATAGGCTTCCTTTGGTTAAACAGTCTAGAAACCAAAGAAAAAATAATTTACTGTATGGTGATAAAAGTTCTAATTCAAATTGTATGATCCCATACTTGCTTCATTGAAGTCCAATTCCAAACTCAATTTCAGGTGCTGAAAAGCCAAAAAGCTGTCTGACATCTGATCAACACTTGATCAATGCATGCACCCATTTGATTGTGCTTGAACAAACACCATTTTCAATTAGGACAGGGAAGGATATAACAAATATAGTAAATATGAATTTAGCTCAGAAATGCTCTGTGTATAATCATGAAGAAATCACTGTCTTAAAGATGTGCAAGGTGTGCTCAATGCTGTTGCCCAACAAGTGTAGCTACAAAGCTCACCAACGCATCCATGCACACAAGTCTCCTTACTGCTGCCCCGAGTGTGGTGCCCTCAGTCGCTCTGTGGATATACAGAAGCATGTGAAGGAGAACTGCCTACACTATGCACGGAAGGCTGGCTACAAGTGAGTTAAACCCCTCTCCTCTTTAACTAAGAACGCAGGTATGTTAACGCTCCTCTGGCACACAGCCTTAATGCACTCTTTCActtcatattttattttatattgtacagtattgttagtatttgtttgtaaatgtttttcatttcttacttgtatatatatttaaggACCACTTTCTGAGACTTTTTAAAAGATTTTAAGACTCCtctatgtttactgtatgtacctgcccaccaaagtaaattccttgttgtgtaaactacttggcgattaaactttattctgattctgattctatatCTCGCCTTGGATTTCATTACATACTGTATAGTCTAAATATTGTGTGTCAGTTTCAGTCATACAATTGTGTAACAATTGGATTTGTTACATTCACATGTAAACTTTGCTTCCAGGTGTCTTCACTGTGTGAGGGTTTTCACATCGTTTAATGTGCACAAGAGGCACATAGAAGAGAAACACTGTGAAGTTTTCCACAAGTGCTCCATCTGTCCAGTTGCTTTCAAGTCTTCTGAAGGTTGTAAAATGCATATGAAAAATAAGCACAGTGCCAGCAAATTGTTTCCTCAGTAAGTGTTGTCACTTCCTCTGTCAGGAAATTGCTAACACTTTTTACAAAAAATTAGTGTTCTAATTTAGGTTTTTCTGTTACAGGTCAATCTTTAAGTGTTGTTGTGAAAAGGTTTTC
Proteins encoded in this region:
- the znf592 gene encoding zinc finger protein 592, which gives rise to MGDMKTPDFDDLLAAFDIPDATSLDAKETLPHSQDEAEGQLKHTGMCVDNGLRLHQTVGTSDVPAVSVIVKNTSRQESLDSVAEREGQHLGPPLQNGFKGPGTFMESHQLSHCGSSKSFMSTLNGDSSGGLLGKAPIQHKPEGTPSFSQSRNQFSPISSPESEDTQSNCLDVCPKQEQPFFPDVSVSTSIKQPSSDNQKKQQYMLDRWHKENCDAHGDNMECTGKSTKAEKKPDSYVREHQDTTDCQSSAVNATNNQHSVGMNCNTRAEPVVPSSNPFVKSSKLSSCLEALVALNARKDSSEQTNPRDSPLAHNATTFSQKVTLSPLSPRSPLEAVKRMMRQSDSPVSLGSDSSDKASPPALVSGSPPAIPRVRIKTIKTTTGEIKRTVTSVLPDSETEEVQSTCDSSPSQSMITEPYSSISPCQSHNVSDDPIGVPIRGALVVTTSATVSPVKSEGNSKKTGITPSPTIFHNIGGHATRSVPGAQQRQKQKRSTFCQAGNATNTNFLPKAMHLANLNLVPHSVAASVTARSTHQQNQQHAISSVVCNTTVPLVHQVKKATPTPHTAIPSSAAGTLNRLLNNTNPVPTYVPNLNPPPESNISLPPRGYCCLECGDSFGVEKSLAYHYSRRSVHIEVACTHCAKSLVFFNKCALLAHAREHKNKGMVMQCSQLVMKPIAERQMFVPLRTESSLDVGSHMPLSCSAKGQPVMPLYPDKVIRHRLRCLECNEQLSDYRALAGHYQRLSDEKDGLMCKVCSMLLPNKCSYKAHQRIHAHKSPYCCPECGALSRSVDIQKHVKENCLHYARKAGYKCLHCVRVFTSFNVHKRHIEEKHCEVFHKCSICPVAFKSSEGCKMHMKNKHSASKLFPQSIFKCCCEKVFKKKQLLFQHFHQNAKMFATCVFKCPECTSVFTHKLLLMQHFKSVHGGIFREEPGKNTKPTEWTSKHPDVTLAPSQQKVPSDVTRKKANLTARVSKPSVKSAGWTCGECLLWLPDRDAYLSHMKNSHGRSLKRYPCRKCDRSFNSSTSLRRHIRNDHDVQKKTYICWYCTNEKTIFNSSVMLRNHISLMHGIKNPDFSLMPDTATQDACKTLGEDLFSKRPAMDTQGEQRECVNYPGSFSAKRLKKQFRCSKCGFVTDDGTQFLQHIPQHKLDDNTPQCLHCGLCFASQLSLNRHLFIVHKVKESEEVWREKVKRPEVREEEQEEEERGEKLKLAMGNETKNLLPLTVESVLSQSRDTTRLHLENTNDSNSTHSSHLESAETVSQQQQI